A genomic window from Salvia hispanica cultivar TCC Black 2014 chromosome 5, UniMelb_Shisp_WGS_1.0, whole genome shotgun sequence includes:
- the LOC125186275 gene encoding zinc finger Ran-binding domain-containing protein 2-like, whose product MSREGGDWMCQACQHINFKKREACQRCSCPKYSTAAEVEAYAAPQRTEVMAGDWYCGAMNCGAHNYASRSTCYRCGAVKTYCTYGGYAYEAVPGWKTGDWICNRLGCAMHNYASRTECYKCKTPRE is encoded by the exons ATGAGCAGAGAAGGAGGAGACTGGATGTGCCAGGCGTGCCAGCACATCAACTTCAAGAAACGGGAGGCGTGCCAGCGGTGCAGCTGCCCCAAGTACTCCACGGCCGCTGAGGTGGAGGCGTATGCCGCGCCGCAGAGGACGGAGGTGATGGCCGGAGACTGGTATTGCGGCGCCATGAACTGCGGCGCTCACAACTACGCCAGTCGAAGCACCTGCTACCGCTGCGGCGCTGTCAAGACCTACTGCACCTACGGCGGCTATGCCTACGAGGCCGTTCCCGGCTGGAAAACCGGCGACTGGATTTGCAATCG aCTAGGATGCGCCATGCACAACTATGCTAGCAGGACGGAATGCTATAAATGCAAAACACCCAGAGAGTGA
- the LOC125187867 gene encoding glucan endo-1,3-beta-glucosidase 8-like — MERRQLNYHENVAVLLCVIIMMSESSAAAASSSNSVGVNWGTMATHQLPPWSVVDMLKDNGFNKVKLFDADEAILDALSGTSIEVMLALPNYMLAEISSDPSIAASWVDANVTAYAYPGGVNIKYVAVGNEPFLKTYNGTYLQQTLPALKNIQEAINNAGLGSKIKATVPFNADVYNSPESNPVPSAGEFRAEIRDLTVQIVQYLYSNDAPFVVNIYPFLSLYGNSYFPLDFAFFDGYNKPLRDGNSVYTNVFDANLDTLLWSLTRAGYPGMKIVVGEVGWPTDGDVHANVQSAKRFNQGLIEHVMSGQGTPLRKGRIDVYLFSLIDEDAKSIDPGSFERHWGILEFDGRPKYELDISGSHQNRSLVAVQGVSYMARRWCVLDPRAKDVEWALAKNVDYACSRSDCTALGYGSSCNHLSLQGNASYAFNMYYQLKDQNEWDCDFAGLAVITDQDPSDSRCKFPVMIAYGKRPVLMLHKKLVNILLVVAEGCVVFLLLVS, encoded by the exons ATGGAGAGAAGACAGTTAAATTATCATGAAAATGTGGCTGTTTTGTTGTGCGTGATTATAATGATGTCAGAATcatcagcagcagcagcaagcAGCAGCAATAGCGTGGGAGTGAATTGGGGCACAATGGCAACACATCAATTGCCTCCTTGGAGCGTGGTTGATATGCTGAAAGACAATGGTTTCAACAAGGTGAAGCTGTTCGACGCCGACGAGGCCATCTTGGATGCATTATCTGGCACTTCCATCGAGGTCATGCTCGCCCTCCCCAACTACATGCTGGCCGAGATCAGCTCCGACCCCTCCATCGCCGCCTCGTGGGTCGACGCCAACGTCACTGCTTACGCCTACCCCGGTGGAGTCAACATCAA ATACGTAGCCGTTGGAAACGAGCCGTTTTTGAAGACGTACAACGGGACCTACTTGCAGCAGACGTTGCCAGCGTTGAAGAACATTCAGGAAGCTATCAACAATGCCGGCCTCGGGTCAAAGATCAAGGCCACGGTCCCGTTCAACGCCGACGTATACAACTCGCCCGAGTCGAACCCAGTGCCGTCCGCGGGCGAGTTCCGCGCCGAGATACGCGATCTGACGGTCCAGATCGTCCAGTACCTCTACTCCAACGACGCCCCCTTCGTCGTCAACATCTACCCGTTCCTGAGCCTCTACGGAAATTCCTACTTCCCCCTCGACTTCGCCTTCTTTGACGGCTACAACAAGCCGCTCCGGGACGGAAACAGCGTCTACACTAATGTGTTTGACGCAAATCTGGATACCCTGCTCTGGTCGCTGACCAGAGCAGGGTACCCTGGCATGAAGATTGTAGTTGGTGAAGTGGGATGGCCCACTGATGGTGACGTCCATGCAAATGTACAGAGTGCTAAGAGATTCAATCAAGGTCTAATCGAGCACGTGATGAGTGGGCAGGGCACACCTCTGAGAAAAGGCAGAATAGATGTTTATCTATTCAGCCTGATCGACGAGGATGCCAAGAGCATCGACCCAGGAAGCTTCGAGCGACACTGGGGGATATTGGAATTCGATGGTAGGCCTAAATACGAGCTCGATATCTCGGGCTCGCATCAGAACAGGAGCCTTGTGGCCGTGCAGGGCGTGTCCTACATGGCGAGGCGGTGGTGCGTGTTGGACCCACGCGCCAAGGACGTTGAGTGGGCTTTGGCGAAGAATGTGGACTACGCCTGCAGCCGGTCTGATTGCACGGCGCTGGGCTACGGCTCGTCGTGCAATCACCTGAGCCTGCAGGGGAACGCGTCGTACGCGTTCAACATGTACTATCAGTTGAAGGATCAAAATGAGTGGGATTGCGATTTCGCGGGCCTGGCCGTGATCACGGACCAGGACCCCTCGGATAGCAGATGCAAGTTTCCTGTTATGATTGCTTATGGCAAGCGTCCTGTGCTGATGCTGCACAAGAAATTGGTCAACATTTTGCTTGTGGTTGCTGAGGGTTGTGTAGTGTTTCTGCTTCTTGTGTCTTAG
- the LOC125188101 gene encoding nudix hydrolase 20, chloroplastic-like, whose amino-acid sequence MAFTVWGVNLPYRPLLQSAVSAQHTVAGSSSFTWNDVVSLTPKHDSSHLRGFFHQVALCNRNSEKMCEFMPFVIEQQVVGYVHHGFADHLRTFKDVFIFPEGSSYGSNFRFHLALHPLLSTPEDRTKAVADVVKCFANKLIPGIRNELYPVTSSFGTPEYFSLERAAAPYFGIKAYGIHLNGYVEGEKQDYLWVGKRSNTKSKYPGQLDHLVAGGLPHGISCMENVVKECKEEAGIPRSISSKAKAVGAVTYSDIDGYRFNRDVLFCYDLKLPEDFLPTNEDGEVESFRLLPVELVANIIKSTQYYKANCNLVIIDFLFRHGYIKPEAPGYLKLLQSLRSGECT is encoded by the exons atggcatTCACAGTGTGGGGTGTGAATTTACCGTATCGCCCTCTACTTCAATCGGCCGTTTCCGCGCAGCACACTGTCGCCGGGAGCAGCAGCTTCACTTGGAACGACGTCGTCAGCTTAACCCCTAAACATGACTCTTCCCACCTCCGCGGCTTCTTCCACCAAGTCGCTCTCTGCAATCGCAATTCC GAAAAGATGTGTGAATTTATGCCGTTTGTGATTGAACAACAGGTCGTTGGCTACGTGCATCACGG GTTTGCCGATCATTTGAGGACTTTTAAAGATGTATTCATTTTTCCAGAAGGCTCATCTTATGGCAGCAATTTCAGATTCCATTTAGCATTGCATCCATTGCTGAGTACGCCTGAGGACAGGACAAAAGCTGTTGCAGATGTGGTCAAGTGCTTCGCTAACAAACTTATACCAGGAATTCGAAATGAG CTCTATCCTGTTACGTCCTCTTTCGGGACGCCGGAATATTTCTCTCTGGAACGTGCAGCAGCACCATATTTTGGGATAAAG GCTTATGGAATTCATTTAAATGGCTATGTTGAAGGAGAGAAGCAGGACTATTTGTGGGTAGGGAAGAGAAGTAATACAAAGTCCAAATATCCTGGCCAGCTTGATCATTTGGTTGCTGGGGGCCTG CCTCATGGAATATCCTGCATGGAGAATGTTGTGAAGGAATGCAAAGAAGAGGCTGGGATACCAAGGTCTATTTCCAGCAA GGCCAAAGCTGTCGGTGCTGTAACTTACTCGGACATTGATGGATATAGATTCAATAGAGATGTTCTTTTCTGTTATGATCTGAAGCTTCCCGAGGATTTTCTTCCTACAAATGAGG ATGGAGAGGTGGAAAGCTTTAGACTACTCCCTGTTGAACTTGTTGCAAATATCATAAAAAGCACACAATATTACAAGGCAAACTGCAATCTTGTTATTATAGATTTCCTGTTTCGCCATGG GTATATCAAACCTGAAGCGCCTGGATATTTGAAGTTATTGCAGAGTCTGAGAAGTGGAGAATGCACATAA